The proteins below come from a single Panicum hallii strain FIL2 chromosome 7, PHallii_v3.1, whole genome shotgun sequence genomic window:
- the LOC112900971 gene encoding ribosomal L1 domain-containing protein 1-like, which translates to MATASTPSTPTSRLRREDAVRAVAVLLRWLQKHPTPAPEPIYLIVALKRAPVRRFEHQLRLPHSPLPSISLVSDRLPSDLPDDVEPLPSSALRSLPAAARRGLVLVDRRLRIPGGGGKAVGAKRGVTVPVDLSDPAWAESAREAARCVELRVESGTCRAVRVGHGAMSREEAVENLVAAVEAAAACVPRKWKNVRALHVKSPESVALPLYSAPGTSSDQDGDDNPEAAKRECAAAVEEQGRVKRRKKSGMGCN; encoded by the coding sequence ATGGCAACGGCATCCACTCCCTCCACCCCCaccagccgcctccgccgcgaggACGCGGTCCGCGCGGTGGCTGTGCTCCTCCGATGGCTCCAGAAGCACCCGACCCCGGCGCCGGAGCCCATCTATCTCATCGTCGCCCTCAAGCGCGCCCCCGTCCGGCGCTTCGAGCACCAGCTCCGCCTCCCGCACTCTCCGTTACCCTCCATCTCCCTCGTCTCGGACCGCCTCCCCTCCGATCTCCCCGACGACGTCGAACCGCTCCCTTCCTCCGCGCTCCGgtccctccccgccgccgcgcggcgcggcctGGTCCTCGTCGACCGCCGCCTCAGGATCCCCGGCGGCGGGGGCAAGGCGGTGGGCGCGAAGCGCGGCGTGACCGTGCCTGTGGACCTATCCGACCCTGCGTGGGCGGAGTCCGCGAGGGAGGCGGCGCGCTGCGTGGAGCTGCGGGTGGAGAGCGGGAcgtgccgcgccgtgcgcgtggGCCACGGCGCGATGTCGCGAGAGGAGGCCGTGGAGAACTTGGTGGCCGCGGTGGAGGCTGCCGCCGCGTGCGTGCCGAGGAAATGGAAGAACGTGCGGGCGCTGCATGTGAAGTCCCCTGAGTCGGTCGCGCTGCCGCTCTACTCGGCGCCCGGTACAAGCAGCGACCAGGACGGCGACGACAATCCGGAGGCTGCGAAGCGGGAATGCGCAGCAGCGGTGGAGGAGCAGGGGAGGgtgaagaggaggaagaagagtggcATGGGTTGTAATTAG
- the LOC112901648 gene encoding GPI-anchored protein LLG2-like has product MGSTSTAAMLFCCVALSMVAVGFAVPEEKTKFISMDALDCSNNITETPSTSRKLGQGGCPVRFDPSPSMDAVVSSCRGVPSAPRCCGAFKTYACPYSDVINDAENGCASAMFFEIIVRGRLRPGLFSQLCPEGSFGLKC; this is encoded by the exons ATGGGTTCCACCAGCACTGCCGCGATGCTCTTCTGCTGCGTCGCATTGTCCATGGTTGCCGTCGGATTTGCCGTCCCTGAGGAGAAAACCAAATTCATCTCAA TGGACGCCCTTGATTGCTCCAACAACATAACGGAAACCCCATCCACATCGCGCAAGCTGGGACAAG GGGGGTGCCCGGTGCGGTTCGACCCCTCGCCCAGCATGGACGCGGTGGTCAGCAGCTGCCGCGGGGTGCCGTCGGCGCCGCGTTGCTGCGGGGCGTTCAAGACCTACGCGTGCCCCTACAGCGACGTGATCAACGACGCCGAGAACGGGTGCGCCAGCGCCATGTTCTTCGAGATCATCGTCCGCGGCAGGCTGCGGCCGGGGCTCTTCTCCCAGCTGTGCCCCGAGGGCTCCTTCGGGCTCAAGTGCTGA
- the LOC112899919 gene encoding hydroxycinnamoyltransferase 1, with protein MAITVRRSTMVRPARETPRQRLWNSNLDLVVPRFHTPSVYFYRCGGGPEVEGFFDGERMRRALAEALVPFYPMAGRLARDEDGRVEIDCNGEGVLFVEADAPNAAVDDYGDFAPTMELKRLIPAVDYTDDISAFPLLVLQVTYFKCGGVSLGVGMQHHVADGMSGLHFINSWSDLCRGAQISAMPFIDRTLLRARDPPTPCFQHIEYQPAPAMLSSTPQSLTSKSKPPTTAVDIFKLTRSDLGRLRSQLPTGEGAPRFSTYAVLAAHVWKCVSLARSLPPEQPTKLYCATDGRQRLQPPLPDGYFGNVIFTATPLAEAGKVTSGLAEGAAVIQGALDRMDNDYCRSALDYLELQPDLSALVRGAHTFRCPNLGLTSWVRLPIHDADFGWGRPVFMGPGGIAYEGLAFVLPSANGDGSLSIAISLQAEHMEKFRKLIYEV; from the exons ATGGCGATCACGGTGAGGCGATCGACGATGGTGCGCCCGGCGCGGGAGACGCCGCGGCAGCGGCTGTGGAACTCCAACCTCGACCTCGTGGTGCCGCGCTTCCACACGCCCAGCGTCTACTTCTaccgctgcggcggcggccccgagGTGGAGGGGTTCTTCGACGGCGAGCGGATGCGGCGCGCGCTGGCAGAGGCGCTCGTGCCGTTCTACCCGATGGCGGGGCGCCTCGCGCGGGACGAGGACGGCAGGGTCGAGATCGACTGCAACGGCGAAGGGGTGCTCTTCGTCGAGGCCGACGCGCCCAACGCCGCCGTCGACGACTACGGCGACTTCGCGCCCACCATGGAGCTCAAGCGCCTAATCCCGGCGGTCGATTACACCGATGACATCTCGGCCTTCCCGCTCCTCGTGCTCCAG GTGACTTACTTCAAATGTGGAGGCGTCTCCCTTGGTGTTGGCATGCAACACCATGTAGCGGATGGCATGTCCGGCTTGCACTTTATTAACTCATGGTCTGACCTCTGCCGTGGAGCTCAAATTTCTGCCATGCCCTTCATTGACCGCACTCTCCTTCGCGCTCGTGATCCACCGACTCCATGTTTCCAACATATTGAGTACCAGCCTGCCCCAGCTATGTTGTCCTCCACACCTCAGTCCCTCACTTCCAAGTCAAAGCCACCAACCACCGCTGTAGACATTTTCAAGCTCACTCGCTCAGACCTTGGCCGTCTGCGCTCACAGCTTCCCACAGGTGAAGGTGCACCACGGTTCAGCACATATGCAGTGTTAGCTGCGCATGTCTGGAAATGTGTCTCCCTTGCACGCAGCCTGCCTCCTGAACAGCCCACCAAGTTGTATTGTGCCACTGATGGGCGACAACGGCTCCAACCCCCACTTCCAGATGGTTACTTCGGCAACGTCATCTTCACCGCAACACCACTTGCTGAGGCAGGCAAGGTGACCAGTGGGCTGGCCGAAGGAGCAGCAGTCATCCAAGGAGCACTAGATAGGATGGACAACGACTACTGCCGCTCGGCGCTGGACTACCTGGAGCTGCAGCCAGATTTGTCAGCACTGGTGCGTGGAGCACACACCTTCCGGTGCCCAAACCTAGGGCTCACCAGCTGGGTGCGCCTTCCAATCCATGATGCCGACTTCGGTTGGGGTCGGCCTGTGTTCATGGGGCCAGGCGGCATTGCATATGAGGGTCTGGCATTCGTCCTCCCAAGCGCAAATGGTGACGGTAGCTTGTCCATTGCCATCTCGTTGCAGGCTGAGCACATGGAGAAGTTCAGGAAGCTAATCTATGAGGTATAA